The Vespula pensylvanica isolate Volc-1 chromosome 24, ASM1446617v1, whole genome shotgun sequence genome includes the window tcaatttttactttattgaAGGACTGTGTCTTATTATCTacctataatatatttaacataaacattataatattagcCATAtagtattcttcttttttcgactaATAAAATGTTCCgcatataatcaaatatataaatgtaatagtaTGCTTCCTATGCATCGTccttcaataattatttatactcgTACAgctgttaatattattatatttcactGCATGTTTCGTATTTAACTATATATCACACGTTATTATCTATATAGagcgatatttatttaaaaagctTATGCGTACAAATCTATCCattttagataattaaatagtttatgatatattaaataatgaagtaaaatattacataattttacttttttgctttctttctactGTTTCCATAAAATCGATGAATTCAATCTATTTCTATccacatatttttcttaattttcataattcgataaaaatcatatttgtAATTAGATGTACAAACATTAAGTTTCTCAATATATACGATTATCATACGTATGATTATTCactaatttctatatatatatctatatatacacacacgaatcctcaacgtaaataaaaactgtatctttttagatattatatatattcatattataataaattgttatctCCGTAGTGAATCGATCCTGTGTATTTAGTGCTTTAAAATTATCCTGAacataaacgaacgaaatgaaataaacaaatattgacATCatctattattacaaatttgtataaagtaaatgtttctctctctttctttctctcgtagatAGATACAGCAAAAGACCGGTTAGAATGACCGTGAATAAAAGTATGACCTTTAAACGCGTTCGAGGTCGCAGACCTTCATTTAGACTTTTAccataaaagaaatttcaattttctattaacATCTTTacaattgttaattatataaaatatactttgtcACTcttaattgtataaaattctttaaattaaattaatagaaacaaaaaaaaaaaatgaaagaaatacaattCATGGTATAAGtcaatcaaattaattttaaagtttATAAACTCTATGTGAATACGATTTACGCAACCCTTTTTATTATCGCATATAAAAAGCAATCATCATCCGGTTGATTCACTGGAGTACGTCtaaaaatggataaataacaataattaaaataaaacagtataccttatctcttttttctttctattttttttttgtctcacTGAACGCAACGTCTCCATTCGATTGAAAGTATAAAACTGAGACTTCGTACGagaattataagaatatattataaatattcatatagtacatacatatatatgctaaCTGAGATCATAGAGTTTCATGGTCATTTGAAAACAGAAGATATGAAAGTTAATTTAAAACGCATGGATGCATTTagaatcgattgaaataatcGCACGAATGACTTCGGTCAGATACTCAGTTAAagtctattatttatttatttatttatttatttatttatttattctttttcctttcattcttcctttcctgctttaacaattttctcgTTGATTTATCACGAAACAAAGCATGAGCTCAGAACATAAACGGAGAAAGCACGGAAGTAGAGAGTTAATAGAACGAGACCatgatctatctatctttctctaagTTATCATTATGATTTAAATCTATTACCGATGAATCAAACTAACGTTCATCCGTTAAAGATGCTAAACGAATGCCGATCAGAAAGCGTAAGCGTTTTGGAACATCAACACAAagaatttcctttcgttccgACAATTTTACACCTCACAGGCATCACTAACCGGTACTTACTTTCCGCATAATTTCCTTCACCGTTATGGGAAAGTAtataatcgttgaaaatatattctaagtGAATATGTCCCTCGAGTATCTATTTCTTGTCAATGCCATTGTAACGTtactgaatatttttcaatattattttctttcttaagacAATAGACAGTGTGAACGTATTACGAAACCTTTTATTCCTTCACCTTGTATTCAAGAtcgtatataaaatctattataataaagtGGTGTCATGTAattggaataattttaatatataaatattgataaaattaaataataaaggacgattattataatatatgttattttatgcAAGATATTTAAAGACtaatgatatacatattatctttaaaaaaagaaaaaggtaattaataattagactAATTTTGTCTATGTCTATTTAAATCTAAAAACGATCTATTATATCAtactttataagaaaaaaaaatatatatatatatataataacaatcaatattattatataattattactttatgcAACATGTCCAAAGACGATTGACCTGAGCTATaccattaaaagaaaaaaaaagaaaaaaaaagaaaaagaaaagaaaaaagaaaaaaaaaagagaagtcactaataataacaaacgtAAGACAATGGATACATTTCAAAAAACAATTCCACTCACGTGAAACACTTTCTTAAAGAATaactttcaatgaaaatatatctaatattactTATTGCAATAGAACtttcaataaaaacaaacaagaaaaaaaaaaaaaaaagaagaaagtaagataaaaaacaataacaacaacaataacgataGCAATTTCAAAACCAAATCCTTCTAGGAGTTAACCACACGAGAAAGGATTCATTCCTCTTTTTGGATTAACCagaaatggaagagaaaggtataagaaatgaagaagtaggaggaggagtaagagaaggaggagaactTGAACCGAACATCGAACTCAGTTTTCGCTCGACATACAAGCAAGACACGTATTTGCAAGCATtgatgtctctctctctctctctctttttctctttctttctctccccttcctctctatctccttctatTCGACTCATGGAACGTAGTGCGCCAGAGTATGCCGTGAATACGAGCGAACGCCTCGTTCTAATGACCTACTCTTAATACATCCAATGTATGAGTGCCGTTCTAGCACGAAAGAGAAGTCCCAAGCTGCAGAGAGCTCTTGCGAGCGGCAAAACTTAAGTTCAGTCATCGACCGACCGGTTTCCTGTTTCGAGTACCGTCGAGGTCCCTTGTCACTGACTCTGATTCACCGTTCGCCGATGCGAGGAGAACAGTGTCGCGAGAAAGCAGGGTCCTCGATTCGATCATACAGACGGTACGTCCTTTTATCTTGTATCTCCCTTAACAATATCAAAACAGTGATCAAACATTTtcaatgtgtatgtgtttgtatatatgttttcttctttttattttcttttttttttttctttctttctttctttatgagGAATAAAGCACGTGTTTGATATACCATCCAGTGATCCAGTGAAAGATCTAAATACACACAGAGATAAATTTGAAATCAAATACGATCATCAAGATGTATAAATGATCTTTGAAGATTCTTTTAGAATTtttggaatatttatttttgaaataattaaaccaTGCTCCTTTCGGGAATTTTCGATATCCTGGAATGAAatggatatttatatataatgcaagagtaaataaaattgttgaaataCTTATCGGGAtgattgatatttcttttaggATTTTGGACAAATTAGAATGaatcttcgaaataaaattcttggAATACTTGTtggaatgattaataattcttttaaaattttcgatatcctataatagataagaatatatataaataataaaatagtacacgtgaaatatatattacaattatataaaataaatatacatatacctgcTATCTTGTATATGTTGAACGTTCCAATTCTTGTTTAGTAAGATATAAGATATCtagacaaatattattatcgttgcaTAGATAAAGAATTcttaaaatcataaaaaaaatttcgattggaCATAGTtatgagaaaatagaaaataataattttaaatagatcAATCAGATTTgaagtgtatgtatataaaaaaataataacaatttttaatagataatatactttataacAATGGCATTTCGCAACGCAGATACTTTTACTTTTGCTCGTTGTTCAGATAagcttatacatacatatatgtatatatatgtatatatatacatttatatatatatatatatatatatatatatatatataagtatgtagaCTGTCCATGCGATAACCGGTCTACAGAATTTTCCCTTTATCTTCTCATAACTGGCTCGCTGCATAACATTGAAcattataatcaaaaaattatataaaaaaataaatatttattataatcaatcttatcaataaaaaaaattaggtcttcttcttttttacttccctctcttttaGAGGCCACCTCTCGCTTAAAAGATGCGTTTCGTGATTTTTGCATCAATTTGTCTTTTGACATTAGTCGTAAGACGAGTATCATCTCATGGAAGACTAATAGAACCACCTTCAAGGGCATCTATGTGGAGATACGGTTTCGACACTCCCCATGATTACAATGATCACGAGTGCTATTGCGGTGGCTTCACTAGACAGTGGCAACGAAATAAAGGGAAATGTGGAATTTGCGGAGATCCTTGGGACTCGTCTACCGTATGtcattattccttttttatctgacaaaatttatttaatcaattaaaattaaaattaaaatttaattaattaattattaatccttttttatctgataaaaaaatttttaaagataaattgtCGTTAACAAAAGTTTCTTCCAATCCAATTGGAATCACAATAaaatgatgattttttttttttttttgtaaacttgacaatggattaaaaaaaatttttttttttttttttatcagccACGTTTGCACGAAACTGGTGGAAAGTATGGAAATGGGGTGATCGTTCGAAGATATCGAACTAGTTCCGTTATACCGGTACGCGTCGAGTTAACAGCAAATCATCATGGTTATTTTGAATTTCGCACGTGTCCGATGATCTACCGCGACAAGGAAGTTACCCAGGAATGTTTGGACAAGTATCTTCTACGTGGAGAAAATCGAACCGCAAGATATTATCCTGGTCCTGGTAACAAAATATTCGAaggatattataaattaccaGAAGGATTGACTTGTAGACAATGCGTTTTTCAATGGAGATATATAGCTGGCAATAATTGGGGTGATTGTGGAAATGGAACAGGTATTATTCCAAAtctaaaactaaaaaaagtaaaagaacgaacgaatgaaaaatattaatacgtgAATTAAAAGATGAAATGAGCTTTAAATATACTTTCGACATATCCATTGATAATTCTTttgcataaatattataggtgttgattttgaaatatctttataGAAAGTAGAATAACAAGAAGCGTATAGTTTGCTATATCGTGACGAAATTTCTTCTGCATATTACTGTTATTTCAGCAATACtcattaaattcttttcacgTTAAGTTACATGATGAGATTGCAAGGAAGAACTAAGAAGGAGAATAcacgattaaaataatgatagagATAATGTATTATGCGTTAGGAGCTGTAGGATGCGGACCACAAGAAGAATTCCGAGCATGTGCCGATATCGCTATCGGTGACAATGAAACTTTATCGTTACCAGATCTTCCAAAAGTGCCAACAGAAAGTACACCTACGGATACGTCGACGGAGGAACCAACTTCGATACCAATATCAGCACCTTCATGGTTATTCAGTATTATCATCGCTGGTACGTGTCTTTTAGTGGTGCTGGCTGCTATGGCACTGCTTTACACGTACTATTACCACGCTGGTAGAGCCAAAAAATGGCTTTTGCAAAGAAGACTTCTGACACCAGAGAATCCACCTGTGGCTCCACCAAGACACAAGAAATGTCACATCTCTAATGCACAATtgcaaatgtaataatatacgattattgattttatacgtgttattataaaagaaatttctttcataagaTTTTTCTTAAGTATACCCATTgcaattttatctctcttattcgtGTCCATTATATAAACtcgtatagatatttttttttttttttttttttttttaaataatttttataaacaccTGTCTGTGCGTGTGATTGAACGATCGTTGCATGAATTTACAATCTTCTTACGTATtttcattatgtatatacgcattatccattttatatattaatgatatttattattttacataattaattccACGATATACTTATTTTCTGTATACTCtgttacaataattaatatgtatatatatatatgtatatatatatatatatatacacacacacatgtatatttttttaaatgaaattattatataaatttgacatatatgtatataaattaaatgctTACACGTTTAGTTAATAACAAGAATAAGTGTAGATCGAAGGAAGTTTTTAGTAGCTTTCTTTTGctacagttttctttttttaatatatagaaattctattcttttctttttgtatatatgtattttactttatacaattatacaatatttatactttctcAGATATAGGGAAGGATACTGCGTGATACGGAGCACTgcaatcattaaaaatactgttttatataatacagtagattattttttatttaacaacatATTCCGAAAATCTTGATTACTCTTCGGCTGTGATATTCCATTATTAGATGAGCTCTTATTAGTATCATTAGTATTATTACTGTTCGTAATTTTAACATTTCGCGGTACCATGGATAATAAGGTTTTTGGTAATCCAAATGTTGTTCTACTTACTGTACTACTACCCAATGATTTCACGTAAGatatttcttctccttttttacgTTCTGGTGGTTGACTAATTGctacatttatttctttatctccaaTTTTCATACCATCGGTAGCAAGAAGAGCCTTAGCAGCATCACCTTCATTTAGATATTCAACGTATGCCAATCCTTTGGAATGTCCATTACGATAAGTAACTAAACGAACATCTTTTAACTTTCCatgaatgttaaatattttttcaagatcTTCTTTTGTCGTTGCAACTGGAAGAcctacaatataattataacattaatcaatttttaatcaatttttttttcctaatatCAAACTTTGTATAATCATACCTTTAACAAAAAGTTTGTTCTTTTCTAAAGTGCTGTTGTATTTGAATCCTGAAATTCTTGTACTTTTGTTAGGATCACATTTTGAAACAAACATAGGACGTCCATTTATACGTGTCCTATCTAACGTTAATGCTTTTTCAACGGCCTCCTGTAAAAacctatattttataattgttccaaaattatgaaaattatacatttttatatatttacaaaatctaTTAACATACTGTGTTGCTTAGTTGTACATAGCAATACCCTTTACTACGTCCCTTATAATCTctaatcattttaaataaagttattGCTCCTGCTGGTTTTAAAGCGTTTCTAACTTCATCCTCGGTTGCCGTATAATCCAAATTACTAATAAATACGGTTAACTTATCATCTATTTCACGATTTGTatcgattttttcattttcagatGCTTTGAAACCTGGTGGTGGTTGAACTTCCGGCCTGATTTgttccttctcatcctccaTTTTCTTATCCAAGTTAAGACGACTTTCtcgtaatttaaatttatttttctcatccgttttcattattttaaaggGAGAACTTCCTAAATTCTTCCATTTACCTGCATCGTCTGCTTTtctcttgtttgttttttttgattgtgcaaataattcattttgcaAATTAGCCTGTTGAGCTTTTGATCTTTCTTCTGCAACTTTCTCCagtctttcttttgttttcactTCACAAAATTCCATCTGTTCGAGATTACCTTCGTCACGCTCAAAATCCAACCATGAATTCGCCACGCTTTCTGGCCAATCTTTGACCGAAGTCAATgcttttttatacaattttcttaaatGTTTTGTATCGCCATAACATctgtatataagataaaaattataggaTATAGATTATATCTCATATTTGTttagataatttatcgatataacaataaattacctttctaaagaaatatattccaaCCAATAAGAAGCAGTTGCCGAATGACCTTGTGAAAATATGTCTGCCCAAAGAGATCTAGCCTTTTCCATATTATTGGCGGTTATAGCTTCTGTTCTTGCccaatattgtaaaataacgCAATTTGGATCACCATCCAAACCAAAAATTTTAGCCAAGTGTTCGCAAGCTCTGTTAAACGTATTACGAAGGATATCAATTTGtttatcttcttcgtctacgtttttatctatttttcggCGCAAATATTCCAAATATTTCATCCATAAATCGCGATAATCCTCTGCTGTTGGGAAACCTATAGTTAAAGCATTTTCTAATAGTACTTGAACTTCTAGAACAGGTCTCTCCCATTTCTCGTAAGCTCTAATCCATTTTTGCCAAATTGTTGAACACCATGGAATATTCCTTGATgctctttcatatatttcgCTTAATATCGACTCTATCTTAATGTTGTTTTCAAGATAATTAAGATAATCGAGCCAAAGTGGTACTTCGAGACTGAGATCTGCAATTGCTCTCTCATATAAAACTGTAACACGACCTGGATctccattttgtttttcatataaCAAATATGCTTTAAAAGCATCAAACAATTCACTTTCGTTTTGCGCAgatactattttttcttcataaggAAGGCGGAGATTCAGTTTCGCAAAAGCACGTTCGTATCCTCCCACTACAATATTATCATCTACAGTAGCTTGAACACCATCTCCAGTCCTCCAAACTTCATACTCTTCATGAGTCTTCTCCATATCGAGCAAAGGACATGCTAATTGGCGGCGGAATAAATTTCCAATACGTTCCAgttgttctttcctttcagCTATATTCGAAGGATCAATCTacttgaaagaaaatcaaatatatgatAGTAAAACATAGTAGCatgaaaaaacatatatttctttaacttACCAATGCAAATAATACTGCTTCGAATTCTCTGAATGCTTCCCATATTATAGCTCCTTTGATAGTATGCAATCCAACGGACGTTAATGCAGATTCAAAAAGTTGACGAACGTTTTTAGTTCCATCCTTCTCATTATCCATATTTCCAATACTGAACTGTAAATACTCCAGCCAAATGTCAACAgctaaaaaatatcgtttcaatTAACGATtcttatatatgataattattattgaacaaCCATCAAAACAATAACTTACAAAGATAATCCTTAACGGCTCTCTCGCACAGTTTGACAACTTCAGCTTTTTCTTCCGCACTCACAGCTAATTTTATCTCGTCACGTATCCATGAGAGCCATAATTCTGGACTCAATGGATATTTTACACTCATGTTTTCTCTTGCAATACGTAGACGTGTAAGTTCCCCTATTGTTTCAAGCTTTTTTATCAATGCTACATGACTACTGTAATCATAAGGATTTTGTGCCAACGACGTTTCTAAAATTTTGATTTCTGCTTCATCAGcatcttcgtcatcgtcgtcattgtcatcatccacattatcatcattattttcattatcatcatcatttaaATCATCTCCGTTCTCCTTCTCatctttattatctatttcttcatcttcttcattttcttgttCATCTTCAATTAATTCTGTCTCCTCTTTACTTACGTCTAATGAGCTCGTACTTGAacacttttctttatctacctCGTTTTTGAAATCCATTTCTTCCATCTTGATTTATCTCAgccacaaaagaaaaaaatttcttacgtTCCACTAAATTTCAAGTTCTCTAACTGTAAACTGACAATAACACTTTCTCGTTCAAAGGTtatgtttgtttctttatattcagAGGTGAAAACCACTGAGTTAGTTAATAATTACGTTGCGCTTGATTACAAAGAGGGCGATAGTATCGACATATCATAAACCATTGTTTATGGTATCTACAATGATATTATGatctttgatataaatatttccatataaagctaaatgtataaaatatgaaactgTGATGACGTAATAAATATGCTTATGTATATCACTCAAAAAAAgcgtaattttttaaatcgcacTTTTCAGATTTATAAATCGTAGGAAATGGTAAatgttttgaaagaaattcttgTCGAATGAtacgtaaatttatatatataaaaaaaaaaattaagaaaacatttactttaattacaaaaatataaaagtataaatatttgtttttttaatataatatactttactCCTTATAATCCAAATCGTCAGAGATACTAAAATGTTTATTGAGATCTTGCTctgatatatcaaattttctctTGCACCAACTTTGAATGGCAAAGATATTATCTGTCCATATATTGGTTACTTCTTTAAACATCTAatcaaaatcatttaattattttttgaaaagttaatacatatgttacattttatattttcttacctGTGCTTTCTCTGCCATTTTTGCAATTGCATCTGGATCTACATCACTAAGTTTAGCAATGTGACTTTTcagttcattttctttttctcttaattgtTGTATATCTTGTAACAAATTTCGCCTTTCTTCAGTATCTTCTCTACCAGTCTAAGTATTACGTTATGTAATGTAATCATTTAATCATCATTTTAAGcatttaatgtattttacaAGTAACCATAAAATTTTATGTCACATTTTACCTGTTCTTTAATACATTCTTCTTTTAGTTTTTGAAGTTTGAATTCAGATTCAACTATTCTTTTACTTGCATGTGCTATTCTATTTTCTACAGCAGTTATATTCTCtctaaagtaatatattttcttaaaaacgttgtaattaatatgtttaataagcctaataaaattttcttacccAGGAAATGtccaaaaatatatagaagttCCAATTTTATCAGATCTAACTAGACCATCATCTACTAATGTTTGAAGAACATCTTTTACAGTTTGAGTAACAATACCTTTCTCCTTAGGTGCAATTTTTTCTAACTCCTTTAACGTAAAAAACTCTCTCCTCTCATAAAACAATTGAAGCATTCTCGCTCGCTTTTCATCAAGTGTTAGACCTTTTCTTTTAGACATTTTctaaattctttaaattataCCAAGATAATTACACTATATACTTATTAAACTCCTTTTATAACAATTCAGCTATGAAATAATTCCTCTTATATTTAGACAAAACACTTCCTTTGGGAAGGAAATTTATAATTCGAGATCtagatataagatat containing:
- the LOC122636927 gene encoding squamous cell carcinoma antigen recognized by T-cells 3-like, which produces MEEMDFKNEVDKEKCSSTSSLDVSKEETELIEDEQENEEDEEIDNKDEKENGDDLNDDDNENNDDNVDDDNDDDDEDADEAEIKILETSLAQNPYDYSSHVALIKKLETIGELTRLRIARENMSVKYPLSPELWLSWIRDEIKLAVSAEEKAEVVKLCERAVKDYLSVDIWLEYLQFSIGNMDNEKDGTKNVRQLFESALTSVGLHTIKGAIIWEAFREFEAVLFALIDPSNIAERKEQLERIGNLFRRQLACPLLDMEKTHEEYEVWRTGDGVQATVDDNIVVGGYERAFAKLNLRLPYEEKIVSAQNESELFDAFKAYLLYEKQNGDPGRVTVLYERAIADLSLEVPLWLDYLNYLENNIKIESILSEIYERASRNIPWCSTIWQKWIRAYEKWERPVLEVQVLLENALTIGFPTAEDYRDLWMKYLEYLRRKIDKNVDEEDKQIDILRNTFNRACEHLAKIFGLDGDPNCVILQYWARTEAITANNMEKARSLWADIFSQGHSATASYWLEYISLERCYGDTKHLRKLYKKALTSVKDWPESVANSWLDFERDEGNLEQMEFCEVKTKERLEKVAEERSKAQQANLQNELFAQSKKTNKRKADDAGKWKNLGSSPFKIMKTDEKNKFKLRESRLNLDKKMEDEKEQIRPEVQPPPGFKASENEKIDTNREIDDKLTVFISNLDYTATEDEVRNALKPAGAITLFKMIRDYKGRSKGYCYVQLSNTEAVEKALTLDRTRINGRPMFVSKCDPNKSTRISGFKYNSTLEKNKLFVKGLPVATTKEDLEKIFNIHGKLKDVRLVTYRNGHSKGLAYVEYLNEGDAAKALLATDGMKIGDKEINVAISQPPERKKGEEISYVKSLGSSTVSRTTFGLPKTLLSMVPRNVKITNSNNTNDTNKSSSNNGISQPKSNQDFRNMLLNKK
- the LOC122636928 gene encoding meiotic nuclear division protein 1 homolog yields the protein MSKRKGLTLDEKRARMLQLFYERREFFTLKELEKIAPKEKGIVTQTVKDVLQTLVDDGLVRSDKIGTSIYFWTFPGENITAVENRIAHASKRIVESEFKLQKLKEECIKEQTGREDTEERRNLLQDIQQLREKENELKSHIAKLSDVDPDAIAKMAEKAQMFKEVTNIWTDNIFAIQSWCKRKFDISEQDLNKHFSISDDLDYKEYHKQWFMICRYYRPLCNQAQRNY
- the LOC122636929 gene encoding uncharacterized protein LOC122636929; translation: MRFVIFASICLLTLVVRRVSSHGRLIEPPSRASMWRYGFDTPHDYNDHECYCGGFTRQWQRNKGKCGICGDPWDSSTPRLHETGGKYGNGVIVRRYRTSSVIPVRVELTANHHGYFEFRTCPMIYRDKEVTQECLDKYLLRGENRTARYYPGPGNKIFEGYYKLPEGLTCRQCVFQWRYIAGNNWGDCGNGTGAVGCGPQEEFRACADIAIGDNETLSLPDLPKVPTESTPTDTSTEEPTSIPISAPSWLFSIIIAGTCLLVVLAAMALLYTYYYHAGRAKKWLLQRRLLTPENPPVAPPRHKKCHISNAQLQM